From one Planktothrix agardhii NIES-204 genomic stretch:
- a CDS encoding putative glycosyl transferase: MMDTTNTTSPVIIIAGMHRSGTSLTASLLQNLGVNIGKQLVGVDYGNIKGHFENVDFVDFHKSVFKSHDIDELGCVFSGEVSLTEQQIESAKKLIEINQDSSSAWGWKDPRTTLFLDFWHQLLPQAKFIFVYRSPWEVIDSLYRRATDAILLDHPEIAIQMWSNYNRKILEFYHKYPDNCLLANVYTVGNQTADFIKQINHKFNLNLQGEFSNQFEPSLLVNRILATPKPLFIKAYFPESIELYQTLESNAYPLNSHLTALELESLNQPLSADWVFEDWAKLRKLEKNQAILAKDLDILLKDRDILETDIQQWQERFDDAVERLIKTENLLGETQLKLNGIEVKAEEAITKLISTEAELGKTQGELEGFKTRFEQAVDKLVTTEIELGQTQGQLQAVDAKYQEILRRCLQSETELGITQFQFQDLSIQYQDGLTKLLTLEDELGRTQMKLLGAESQFEQALNKIFSLEDELGKAQQEIVAMKSSKFWKLRGKWLGAKRLLKQFRRRFIYSLDFPLNWELIGFTEKFLNISGWCFYTGNQQLKAVRARIGKDIFAGEYGIERQDVADIHSVYSQAKSSGFYLQIRVPQGNSLVELEAQDSNGKWTVFARYPLTASSLRASFDVPSQWEQRQGQILFAGWCCHPNQRITQLKLIHGNQWVICAYGLRRVDVGQVFPNWIGSAESGFEALIDLPPGTWEISLEAHLENGEILIYNCPQTLQVSRYGLLEKSTAKVKQVSRYTAAIQKRIGERKQRLGRLLPMPWEIPAILRQMSLMYRQTTVPQGDFLPPQGFELLQPIEPYQAWLVANQWTERSLESLKTRLTVYSPEILPKISVVMPVYNPPIEFLEKAIQSVINQVYTNWELCIADDCSTNTQVVELLTEYAAKDARIKVYLRTENGNISAATNSAASQATGEFIAFLDNDDELTPDALGEMALYLIQYPETDFLYSDDDKIDPDGKRFAPQFKPDWSPQLLLSYMYMGHLLVVRRGIFEKLDGFRIGFEGSQDYDFALRATEISRQIGHLPLVLYHWRTAPGSTAVSGAAKPASFDAGKHAIQEALTRLQSSGKVYQPNWASELNLGIFYHQFPDQGPSVTIIIPTKNQLKLLQACVESIKKTTYQNYRVVIIDNESDDPKTLEYFKKISDTEKISVLKIANQGKFNFAAINNRAVEQVNTDYVLFLNNDTEVINSHWLTQMMGYARIRGVGAVGARLIYPDDRIQHAGILHGLHHGLAGHAFKLTHRQDFGYLAYSKVVRNYSAVTAACLLTPRQLFLDLGGFNQVDFAVAYNDVDYGYRLFEQGYQSVYCPEAELIHREGTSRGYKDDPKEVAKFRRQYADKIDPFYNPNLSLDNEWFQIQPRRYQLKLTANFAPIPKVLMCSNALEYTGAPLHQFEIVVKLVSEGKLEPTIFCVDDGPLRYAYEQQGIRVIVREHPLANIYQQEAYNTAIESLANELQIEQFDLVYANTLETFFIVDCAKQKSIPCVWNIHESQAWQTYFNGLGSEISARALECFQFPYRVIFVADATRHLYHSLNSHHNFTVIHNGLDIQRLLKTSEQLTRIAARTALSIAEDEIVILLLGTVCERKGQKDLLEALPLLSTNYHNKIRCFIVGDRPSIYSTELAQLKAQLPDTLKQRLTLVPETPETAQYFLAADIFVCTSRIESYPRVIMEAMGYNLPIITTPVFGIPEQVRPEINGLFYTPHQPEELAKCLNSLLENPDLRQEFAQNSQYVLESLNTFEEMTQSYLEIFQEAYFINPYPASNSFFSSQSVESLEIQINPPAPVKISAVEVNHPEPEIAEPQAKNYWETNPNAAASQWVSNPIIADTIHQRMSGGQTQKYWLRWLIEDYFVGQNFNHLISLGCGIGNHEILMAELGFAQHIDAFDFSESSLEIARKDAEKAGVKVNFYQEDFNTFNLNPEVKYDVAFCSGSLHHVRELERFLEMVHKALHPQGYFIINEYVGANYCIYNKRQVELINRLYQCFHKLIRSGIMENKFINPSIHQVFATDPSEAVRSQLILPFIEYYFDIELFNPFGGAILHPLYPLLDHNQFLPGDPKGETLIKLLLEFEQILMEIPGGLESDFCLCVLRPKRF; the protein is encoded by the coding sequence ATGATGGATACAACTAACACCACCTCTCCCGTTATTATTATTGCTGGAATGCACCGTTCAGGAACCTCTTTAACCGCTTCCCTACTGCAAAATCTAGGGGTTAATATTGGTAAACAGTTAGTCGGTGTAGACTATGGGAATATTAAAGGTCATTTTGAAAATGTTGATTTTGTAGACTTTCACAAATCTGTTTTTAAAAGCCATGATATTGATGAACTGGGGTGTGTATTCTCAGGGGAAGTCTCTCTCACAGAACAACAGATAGAATCCGCTAAAAAACTGATTGAAATTAATCAAGATTCTTCTTCAGCCTGGGGATGGAAGGATCCTAGAACTACTTTATTTTTAGACTTTTGGCATCAATTATTACCCCAGGCTAAGTTTATTTTTGTCTATCGTTCTCCCTGGGAAGTTATCGACTCTTTGTATCGTCGGGCGACGGATGCTATCTTACTAGACCATCCCGAAATTGCTATCCAAATGTGGAGCAATTATAACCGCAAAATTTTAGAATTTTATCATAAATATCCCGATAATTGCCTATTAGCAAATGTTTATACTGTTGGCAATCAAACGGCTGATTTTATCAAACAAATCAATCATAAATTTAATCTTAATTTACAGGGTGAATTTTCCAATCAATTTGAACCGTCCCTATTAGTAAATCGGATTTTAGCGACTCCAAAACCCCTATTTATTAAAGCCTATTTTCCTGAATCCATCGAACTATATCAGACCTTAGAAAGCAATGCTTATCCATTAAATAGCCATTTAACGGCATTGGAATTAGAGAGTTTAAATCAACCTTTATCAGCCGATTGGGTGTTTGAAGATTGGGCAAAACTTAGAAAATTAGAAAAAAATCAAGCTATTTTGGCAAAAGATTTAGATATATTGCTCAAAGATAGAGATATTTTAGAAACGGATATTCAACAATGGCAAGAACGTTTTGACGATGCCGTTGAACGTTTAATTAAAACTGAAAATCTCCTGGGTGAAACTCAATTAAAACTCAATGGTATAGAAGTTAAAGCCGAGGAAGCTATAACTAAGTTAATCTCTACCGAAGCAGAATTAGGCAAAACCCAAGGGGAATTAGAAGGGTTTAAAACCCGATTTGAGCAGGCGGTAGATAAACTCGTCACCACAGAAATAGAATTAGGTCAAACCCAGGGGCAATTACAAGCTGTAGATGCCAAATATCAAGAAATATTAAGGCGCTGCCTTCAATCAGAAACGGAACTGGGAATTACTCAATTTCAATTCCAAGATTTAAGTATTCAATATCAAGATGGACTGACCAAACTTTTAACCTTAGAAGATGAACTAGGTCGAACTCAAATGAAATTGTTGGGGGCAGAATCTCAATTTGAACAAGCCTTAAATAAAATATTCAGTTTAGAAGATGAACTAGGTAAAGCCCAACAGGAAATTGTCGCTATGAAGTCCTCCAAATTTTGGAAACTGCGAGGAAAATGGCTGGGTGCTAAACGACTTTTAAAACAATTCCGCCGTCGATTTATTTACTCGCTGGATTTTCCCCTGAATTGGGAATTAATTGGATTTACGGAGAAATTTTTGAATATTTCCGGTTGGTGTTTTTATACTGGGAATCAACAACTAAAAGCGGTGAGAGCTAGAATAGGCAAGGATATTTTTGCCGGAGAATATGGAATTGAACGTCAAGATGTGGCGGATATTCATTCAGTTTATTCTCAGGCAAAATCATCAGGATTTTATTTGCAAATTCGCGTTCCTCAAGGCAATTCCTTAGTAGAATTAGAAGCCCAAGATAGTAATGGAAAATGGACGGTATTTGCCCGTTATCCCCTAACGGCTTCTAGCTTGAGAGCCTCCTTTGATGTGCCGTCACAGTGGGAACAACGACAGGGACAAATCCTATTTGCAGGTTGGTGTTGCCATCCGAATCAGCGAATTACACAATTAAAATTAATCCATGGAAATCAATGGGTGATTTGCGCCTATGGGTTACGTCGCGTCGATGTGGGGCAGGTTTTTCCTAATTGGATAGGAAGTGCCGAAAGTGGGTTTGAAGCCTTAATTGATTTACCCCCAGGAACTTGGGAAATTAGTTTAGAAGCGCATTTAGAAAATGGGGAAATTCTGATTTATAACTGTCCCCAAACCTTACAAGTTTCCCGCTACGGACTATTAGAAAAAAGCACCGCAAAAGTCAAACAAGTTTCTCGTTATACCGCAGCCATTCAAAAACGAATAGGAGAACGAAAACAACGTTTAGGGCGTCTTTTACCGATGCCTTGGGAAATCCCAGCAATTCTGCGGCAAATGAGCCTAATGTATCGGCAAACAACTGTTCCTCAAGGTGATTTTTTACCCCCGCAAGGCTTTGAATTACTGCAACCAATTGAACCCTATCAGGCTTGGTTAGTTGCTAATCAATGGACAGAACGCAGTTTAGAGTCTTTAAAAACTCGATTAACAGTTTATTCGCCAGAAATATTGCCTAAAATTTCCGTGGTTATGCCCGTTTATAACCCCCCGATTGAATTCTTGGAAAAAGCGATTCAAAGTGTAATTAACCAAGTTTATACTAATTGGGAATTATGTATTGCCGATGATTGTAGTACCAATACCCAAGTCGTAGAATTATTAACTGAATATGCAGCAAAAGATGCTCGAATTAAAGTCTATTTACGCACCGAAAATGGCAATATTAGCGCGGCTACTAATAGTGCAGCCAGTCAAGCTACCGGGGAATTTATTGCCTTTTTAGATAACGATGACGAATTAACCCCCGATGCTTTAGGGGAAATGGCATTATATTTAATCCAATATCCTGAAACCGATTTTCTCTATTCCGACGACGATAAAATTGATCCCGATGGCAAAAGATTTGCCCCCCAATTTAAGCCCGATTGGTCGCCCCAACTCTTGCTTTCCTATATGTATATGGGGCATTTATTAGTAGTTAGACGAGGGATTTTTGAGAAATTAGACGGATTTAGAATTGGATTTGAAGGGTCACAGGATTATGATTTTGCCCTGCGAGCAACGGAAATTTCTCGCCAGATTGGTCATCTTCCTTTAGTTCTCTATCATTGGCGCACCGCCCCCGGCTCAACGGCCGTTTCTGGAGCGGCAAAACCCGCCAGTTTTGATGCCGGAAAACACGCAATTCAAGAAGCCTTAACCCGTCTTCAAAGTTCAGGAAAAGTTTATCAACCGAATTGGGCCAGTGAACTGAATCTAGGAATTTTTTATCATCAATTTCCCGACCAAGGGCCGTCCGTAACGATTATTATTCCGACTAAAAATCAACTTAAATTACTCCAGGCTTGTGTCGAATCAATTAAAAAAACAACCTATCAAAATTATCGGGTTGTGATTATTGATAACGAAAGCGATGACCCGAAAACCCTAGAGTATTTCAAGAAAATCAGCGACACCGAAAAAATATCAGTTTTAAAAATAGCTAATCAAGGAAAATTCAACTTTGCTGCGATTAATAATCGGGCGGTGGAACAGGTAAATACGGATTATGTATTATTCCTGAATAATGACACGGAAGTGATTAATTCCCATTGGTTAACTCAGATGATGGGTTATGCTCGCATCCGAGGCGTAGGGGCAGTCGGGGCGCGGTTAATTTATCCCGATGACCGGATTCAACACGCTGGAATATTGCATGGGCTCCATCATGGTTTGGCGGGTCATGCTTTTAAGTTAACCCACCGTCAAGATTTCGGTTATTTAGCCTATTCTAAAGTCGTCAGAAATTATTCGGCGGTGACGGCGGCTTGTTTATTAACTCCTCGTCAATTGTTCTTAGATTTAGGAGGATTTAATCAAGTTGATTTTGCCGTTGCTTACAATGATGTGGATTATGGATATAGATTATTTGAACAGGGTTATCAATCGGTTTATTGCCCGGAAGCGGAATTAATTCACCGAGAAGGAACCAGTCGCGGTTATAAAGATGACCCGAAAGAAGTGGCAAAATTCCGTCGCCAATATGCCGATAAAATTGATCCTTTTTATAACCCTAATTTATCCTTAGATAATGAATGGTTTCAAATTCAACCTCGACGCTATCAATTAAAATTGACTGCTAATTTTGCCCCCATTCCTAAAGTTTTAATGTGCAGTAATGCCCTGGAATATACGGGCGCACCGTTGCATCAATTTGAAATTGTGGTTAAGTTAGTCTCAGAAGGAAAACTAGAACCGACAATTTTCTGTGTTGATGATGGGCCGTTACGCTATGCCTATGAACAGCAGGGAATTAGAGTTATTGTTCGAGAACATCCTCTGGCTAATATTTATCAACAGGAAGCCTATAATACTGCTATTGAAAGTTTGGCAAATGAACTTCAAATAGAACAATTTGATCTAGTTTATGCTAATACTTTAGAAACATTTTTTATAGTCGATTGTGCTAAACAAAAATCAATTCCTTGTGTGTGGAATATCCATGAAAGTCAGGCTTGGCAAACCTATTTTAATGGATTGGGTTCGGAAATTTCAGCCCGAGCCTTAGAGTGTTTTCAATTCCCCTATCGGGTGATATTTGTTGCCGATGCAACCCGCCATCTTTATCACTCTTTAAATAGTCATCATAACTTTACGGTGATTCATAATGGTTTAGATATTCAAAGGTTACTGAAAACATCGGAACAGCTAACTCGAATTGCAGCCAGAACCGCGTTATCAATAGCAGAAGATGAAATTGTGATTCTGTTACTAGGAACGGTTTGTGAACGCAAAGGACAAAAGGATTTGCTCGAAGCGTTACCCCTATTATCAACTAATTATCATAACAAAATTCGTTGTTTTATTGTTGGCGATCGCCCCAGTATTTATAGCACCGAATTAGCTCAATTAAAAGCCCAACTTCCTGATACTTTAAAACAGCGATTAACCCTAGTTCCAGAAACCCCAGAAACCGCCCAATATTTCCTAGCTGCGGATATTTTCGTCTGTACTTCTCGGATTGAAAGTTATCCTAGAGTGATTATGGAAGCCATGGGATATAACCTACCAATTATCACGACCCCCGTATTTGGAATTCCTGAACAGGTGCGTCCTGAAATTAACGGTTTATTTTACACTCCTCACCAACCGGAAGAATTAGCAAAATGTCTTAACTCGCTATTAGAAAACCCCGATTTAAGACAGGAATTTGCTCAAAATTCCCAGTATGTTTTGGAGTCTCTGAATACCTTTGAGGAAATGACTCAAAGTTATTTAGAAATCTTCCAAGAAGCCTATTTTATTAATCCATATCCGGCTTCTAATTCCTTCTTTTCTTCCCAATCCGTTGAATCCTTAGAGATTCAGATTAACCCCCCTGCTCCGGTCAAGATTTCCGCCGTCGAAGTCAATCATCCTGAACCTGAAATTGCCGAACCTCAAGCGAAAAATTATTGGGAAACAAATCCTAATGCCGCCGCCAGTCAATGGGTTTCTAATCCGATTATTGCGGATACTATCCATCAACGAATGTCTGGAGGTCAAACCCAAAAATATTGGTTACGGTGGTTAATTGAAGATTATTTTGTGGGTCAAAACTTTAATCATCTGATTTCCTTGGGATGTGGGATTGGGAATCATGAAATTTTGATGGCGGAATTGGGATTTGCTCAACACATTGATGCCTTTGACTTTTCGGAATCTTCCTTAGAAATTGCGCGAAAAGACGCTGAAAAAGCTGGAGTTAAGGTTAATTTTTATCAGGAAGATTTTAATACCTTTAACCTGAATCCAGAGGTTAAATATGATGTAGCATTTTGTTCCGGTTCTCTGCATCACGTTCGGGAACTAGAACGCTTTTTAGAAATGGTTCATAAGGCGTTACATCCCCAGGGCTATTTCATTATTAATGAATATGTTGGGGCTAATTATTGCATCTACAATAAACGCCAGGTGGAACTAATTAACCGCCTATACCAATGTTTCCATAAATTAATTCGTTCTGGGATTATGGAAAATAAATTTATTAATCCCAGTATTCATCAAGTCTTTGCCACTGACCCATCAGAAGCGGTTCGTTCTCAACTGATTTTACCCTTTATTGAGTATTATTTTGATATTGAACTATTCAATCCGTTTGGGGGCGCAATTCTTCATCCTCTGTATCCTTTATTAGATCATAATCAGTTTTTACCCGGTGATCCCAAAGGCGAAACACTAATTAAACTTTTGTTGGAATTTGAACAAATATTAATGGAAATTCCTGGGGGTTTAGAATCGGATTTCTGTTTGTGTGTATTGCGTCCTAAACGCTTTTAA
- a CDS encoding putative methyltransferase → MTLTADAETLSPIYTFRRFFANRYLQGNGIEVGALNHPLEVPLSAHVQYVDRMSVPDLRKHYPELADVNLVPVDIIDNGEFLKTVENETQDFVIANHFIEHCQNPILTIENLLRVIKKDGILYLAVPEKRTCFDCDRPVTSIEHLLKDYQQGAEWSRQNHYEEWIELVEKETDETKAEWMVKELMRRDFSIHFHVWTTADFVDFLLTLKHQLGFPFTLEKIFDNWNELITIIRKV, encoded by the coding sequence ATGACACTCACGGCTGATGCTGAAACACTTTCTCCAATTTATACGTTTCGTCGTTTTTTTGCCAACCGATATTTACAGGGAAATGGCATTGAAGTTGGAGCATTAAATCATCCTCTGGAGGTTCCTTTATCCGCTCATGTTCAATATGTGGATCGGATGAGTGTTCCTGATTTAAGAAAACATTATCCTGAGTTAGCTGATGTTAATTTAGTTCCTGTCGATATTATTGATAATGGTGAATTCCTAAAAACAGTTGAGAATGAAACCCAGGATTTTGTGATTGCAAATCATTTTATTGAACATTGCCAAAACCCGATCCTGACGATTGAAAATTTATTACGGGTGATTAAGAAAGACGGGATTTTATATTTAGCTGTTCCCGAAAAACGAACTTGTTTTGATTGCGATCGCCCAGTCACTTCTATTGAACATTTATTAAAAGATTACCAACAGGGCGCGGAATGGTCTCGACAAAATCATTATGAAGAATGGATTGAATTAGTAGAAAAAGAAACAGATGAAACCAAAGCAGAATGGATGGTTAAAGAATTGATGAGGCGAGATTTTAGTATCCATTTTCATGTTTGGACAACTGCCGATTTTGTGGATTTTCTGCTCACCTTAAAACACCAACTTGGGTTTCCTTTTACTTTGGAAAAGATTTTTGATAATTGGAATGAACTGATCACTATCATCAGAAAAGTATAG
- a CDS encoding putative sulfotransferase, which produces MIQQARTIDSKPITAPQFIILGVQKGGTNSLYQYLCQHPQIVAATQKEIHFFTLNYQQGLEWYESQFSPEADGKQLISGEGSPYYFFHPLVPQRIYEFFPKTRFIVLLRNPVDRAISHYYWEVKLGYESLSLEDAIAQETQRLQGEAEKMGSDPTYFSFNHQHYSYLSRGIYIDQLQRWMNFFPREQFLILRSENLYSDSEKVVNQVFDFLGIPNYQLLSYDKYNVNSYPNIDPIIRKQLQDYFQPFNQKLTDFLGQDWSWEIPNSFSNSTPKLLDSYENTSSQPILNSVKIMKKVDYESAWDDYAKNWQSVRSEEVYRGDEWIGFAAGAATSLAEYEALIENQFIAPYIQKHHQVLEIGVGGGKTAALLLKYCDRLVCADISKELLKATQNRLGDERVRYVKLDGLTLDGIAPNSLDVCFCYDTLVHIEPRDIFNYLTRIPALLKGDRICIFHHTNLLSELGWEKFLQDWDKNLLGNRHGTAFSLMTDTIMEKFLTHLNYEIIRKDNESVPRDCVWVCQAPEVISDQ; this is translated from the coding sequence TTGATTCAACAAGCAAGGACAATTGATTCAAAACCGATCACTGCACCCCAGTTTATCATTCTTGGGGTACAAAAGGGGGGAACCAATTCCCTCTATCAATATCTATGTCAACACCCTCAAATTGTAGCGGCAACCCAAAAGGAAATCCATTTTTTTACGCTAAATTATCAGCAGGGTTTAGAATGGTATGAATCCCAGTTTTCCCCGGAAGCTGATGGAAAGCAATTGATTAGCGGGGAAGGTTCTCCCTATTATTTCTTTCATCCCTTAGTACCCCAGCGAATTTATGAATTTTTTCCTAAAACTCGGTTTATTGTATTATTGAGAAATCCGGTAGATCGGGCGATTTCCCATTATTATTGGGAAGTGAAACTGGGGTATGAATCTCTCTCTTTGGAAGATGCGATCGCCCAAGAAACTCAACGGCTACAAGGAGAAGCCGAAAAAATGGGTTCAGATCCGACTTATTTTAGTTTTAACCATCAACATTATTCCTACCTTTCCAGGGGAATATATATTGATCAACTACAAAGATGGATGAATTTTTTTCCCAGGGAACAATTTTTGATTCTGAGGAGTGAAAATTTATATTCAGATTCCGAAAAAGTGGTAAATCAAGTTTTTGATTTTTTAGGGATACCAAATTATCAATTATTGAGTTATGATAAATACAATGTTAATAGTTATCCCAATATTGACCCAATTATTCGTAAGCAGTTACAAGATTATTTTCAGCCGTTTAACCAAAAATTAACAGATTTTTTAGGTCAAGATTGGAGTTGGGAAATCCCCAATAGTTTCTCTAATTCAACGCCTAAATTACTAGATTCATATGAAAATACAAGTTCTCAACCCATCTTAAACTCAGTTAAAATCATGAAAAAAGTTGATTATGAATCCGCCTGGGATGACTATGCTAAAAATTGGCAAAGTGTCAGATCTGAAGAAGTTTATAGAGGAGATGAATGGATTGGATTTGCTGCGGGTGCAGCGACTTCCTTAGCGGAATATGAAGCCCTAATTGAAAACCAATTTATTGCCCCTTATATTCAGAAACACCATCAGGTTTTAGAAATTGGTGTGGGGGGAGGAAAAACGGCAGCTTTGCTCCTGAAATATTGCGATCGTCTGGTCTGTGCTGATATTTCCAAAGAACTCTTAAAGGCGACCCAAAACCGCTTAGGAGATGAACGGGTTAGATATGTTAAATTAGATGGTTTAACCTTAGATGGAATTGCGCCTAACTCCCTAGATGTTTGTTTTTGTTATGACACCCTGGTACACATAGAACCACGAGATATTTTTAACTATTTAACTCGAATCCCCGCTTTATTAAAAGGCGATCGCATCTGTATTTTTCACCATACCAATCTATTAAGTGAATTAGGCTGGGAAAAATTCTTACAGGATTGGGATAAAAACCTATTGGGAAACCGACATGGAACCGCTTTTTCCTTAATGACTGATACCATTATGGAGAAATTTTTAACCCATCTTAACTATGAAATTATCCGAAAAGATAATGAGTCTGTACCCAGAGATTGCGTTTGGGTTTGTCAAGCACCCGAAGTTATCAGTGATCAGTGA
- a CDS encoding glycosyl transferase, group 1, giving the protein MKALFLHPNFPAQYRHIITTLGADPNNQIVFGTKNERPEWSIPGVEKAVFNPSREPSADTHQYVRVLESAVLQGQAVFRMAEQLKAKGFVPDIICGHSGWGPTLFVKEAFPNTPLLCYFEWFYHAEGSDADFDPSDPLSIDDKARIRVKNTPILIDLYSCDWGLSPTHWQQSQFPPELREKISVLHDGVDTSYFKPNPGAKLVLPNLDLSGVEELVTYVGRGMEPYRGFPEFIEAVAYIQERRPKCHVVVVGSERVCYGKPLPNGMSYKDYMLKKIPLDLSRIHFVGPLAYGQYLQVIQASDVHIYLTRPFVLSWSMIESMSTGCLVLGSDTAPVREVIQDGVNGLLVDFFSPKQIADRVDQVLDHPDRMAQLRVKARETALERYDLSKLLSKHLQLITQVANRSLPATVGRVESAMVLG; this is encoded by the coding sequence ATGAAAGCATTATTTTTACACCCTAACTTTCCCGCCCAATATCGCCATATTATTACAACATTAGGTGCAGATCCCAATAATCAAATTGTATTTGGGACAAAAAACGAACGTCCTGAATGGAGTATTCCCGGAGTTGAAAAAGCTGTATTTAATCCTAGTCGAGAACCCAGTGCAGACACCCATCAATATGTCCGGGTTTTAGAAAGTGCAGTATTACAAGGACAAGCAGTATTTAGAATGGCTGAACAACTCAAAGCCAAAGGATTTGTCCCCGATATAATTTGCGGTCATTCCGGTTGGGGGCCAACTTTATTTGTCAAAGAAGCCTTTCCAAATACCCCATTATTATGTTATTTCGAGTGGTTCTATCATGCAGAAGGTTCAGATGCGGACTTCGATCCGTCTGACCCCCTGAGCATTGATGATAAAGCCCGAATTCGGGTTAAAAATACCCCAATTTTAATTGATTTATATTCCTGTGATTGGGGACTTTCACCCACCCATTGGCAACAATCCCAATTTCCCCCGGAACTGCGCGAAAAAATTTCTGTGCTTCATGATGGAGTGGATACTAGCTATTTTAAACCGAATCCCGGTGCTAAATTAGTTTTACCAAATTTGGATTTATCCGGTGTAGAAGAACTGGTAACCTATGTGGGACGGGGAATGGAACCCTATCGGGGATTTCCCGAATTTATCGAAGCCGTGGCCTATATTCAGGAACGTAGACCCAAATGCCATGTTGTAGTTGTGGGATCGGAACGAGTTTGTTATGGTAAACCTTTACCCAACGGCATGAGCTATAAAGACTATATGCTCAAGAAAATCCCCTTGGATCTTTCCCGAATTCATTTCGTTGGGCCTCTAGCTTATGGCCAATATCTGCAAGTGATCCAGGCTTCAGATGTTCATATTTATTTAACGCGGCCTTTTGTTCTATCCTGGTCAATGATTGAATCCATGTCAACCGGTTGTTTAGTCCTGGGTTCAGATACCGCTCCCGTGCGGGAAGTGATTCAAGATGGGGTAAACGGCTTACTGGTGGACTTTTTCTCTCCCAAACAGATTGCGGATCGAGTTGATCAAGTCTTGGATCATCCTGATCGGATGGCTCAGTTGCGAGTTAAAGCTCGTGAAACGGCTTTAGAACGTTATGATCTGAGCAAACTTCTATCAAAACATCTGCAACTGATTACCCAAGTCGCCAATCGTTCCCTCCCGGCCACCGTTGGCCGGGTTGAGTCGGCAATGGTTTTGGGGTAG